Proteins from a genomic interval of Poecile atricapillus isolate bPoeAtr1 chromosome 1, bPoeAtr1.hap1, whole genome shotgun sequence:
- the ZC3H14 gene encoding zinc finger CCCH domain-containing protein 14 isoform X1, protein MEIGTEISRKIRGAIKGKLQELGAYVDEELPDYIMVMVANKKSQEQMTEDLSLFLGNNTVRFTVWLHGVLDKLRSVTTEPTSVKSSESNIFESNLPSSKSGSCVSDERRREDILPPLAVSSTRTERNDSRVSTSSQEQRNAASRQSCEDGSASRLTSTVKPLRELSPSEAVIDIKPEPDDLIDEDLNFVQENPLSRKKPIVTVTYGSSRPSAEIYRPPAVRSADGSAHVPRLSQQGSLQESRQSDTQGCRSLETGQLCNPEAFGSLAEGHRPTSKLGADKVGSEEESSRKRRLPVVSSVVKVKKFCNDGDDEEEEEDYGLRTGSISSSVSVPAKPERRPSLPPSKQANKNLILKAISEAQESVTKTTNYSTVPQKQTVPVAPRTRISPEESQLEVIHVQSRLPILSSHLQVEESKEQTVEEIQGIEQKELSCRLQIDPMIEDALQVTQDYCDPESMVHSDTRCFILKKPKLSEEMAPQNQQLGKKGTEAVRVHSGRLIQTRDQFAQPEKPASPKFIVTLDGVPSPPGYLSDQEEEDTCIMEGLKPVTQHMCAGKGLKGLRAQQMQIVTRQLENCDVEMEDLNMLQKQEKVLERCKYWPACKNGDECVYHHPTQPCKVFPNCKFADKCLFIHPNCKYDAKCTKPDCPYTHASRRNPHPAPKPAPLPTLSISSSSPLCKFFPACKKMECPFYHPKVRFFSYLPSFLERDLKHATLGQEMLLGFNTFCFYFSHFNFAL, encoded by the exons ATGGAGATCGGCACCGAGATCAGCCGCAAGATCCGG gGTGCTATAAAAGGAAAGTTACAGGAGCTGGGGGCTTATGTTG ATGAAGAACTCCCTGATTATATTATGGTTATGGTGGCCAATAAGAAGAGTCAAGAGCAGATGACAGAAgacctttcccttttccttggaaACAATACTGTCAGGTTTACTGTCTG GCTCCATGGCGTTTTGGATAAGCTGCGATCTGTGACTACTG AACCAACCAGTGTAAAATCTTCAGAATCTAATATCTTTGAGAGCAACCTGCCTTCCAGCAAAAGCGGTTCATGTGTGAGTGATGAGAGGAGGCGTGAGGATATCTTGCCACCTCTTGCAGTGTCAAGCACTCGGACTGAAAGAAATGACTCCAGAGTTTCAACCagctcacaggagcagaggaaCGCTGCTTCCAG gCAGTCTTGTGAAGATGGTTCTGCATCCCGCTTAACATCTACTGTCAAGCCTTTGAGGGAATTGTCACcttctgaagctgtaattgacATTAAACCTGAACCAGATGATCTAATTGATGAAGACCTAAACTTTGTGCAGGAGAATCCTTTGTCACGGAAGAAACCTATTGTGACTGTAACTTATGGTTCATCTCGTCCCTCAGCCGAGATCTACCGGCCACCAGCTGTCAGGAGTGCAGATGGTAGCGCACACGTGCCCAGATTGTCACAACAGGGCAGCTTGCAGGAGAGCCGGCAGTCAGACACACAAGGCTGCAGGTCTTTGGAAACAGGCCAGCTGTGCAATCCAGAAGCATTTGGCAGCTTAGCAGAAGGTCACAGACCCACCTCCAAACTCGGTGCTGATAAAGTGGGCAGTGAG GAGGAAAGCTCCAGGAAAAGGCGGCTGCCTGTTGTAAGCTCGGTAGTCAAAGTGAAAAAGTTCTGTAATGATGGAGAtgatgaagaggaagaggaagactATGGATTGCGAACAGGAAGCATCTCCAGCAGCGTGTCTGTACCTGCAAAGCCAGAAAGAAG ACCTTCATTGCCGCCTTCAAAACAGGCCAATAAGAATTTAATACTGAAAGCAATCTCTGAAGCACAGGAATCAGTTACAAAAACAACCAATTATTCCACTG TTCCACAGAAACAGACTGTTCCAGTTGCACCAAGAACTCGAATTAGCCCAGAAGAATCACAGTTAGAAGTAATTCATGTGCAAAGCAGACTGCCTATTCTGAGTTCTCATCTTCAAGTAGAAGAGTCAAAGGAGCAGACAGTTGAAGAAATTCAAG GAATTGAACAAAAGGAGCTCTCTTGTCGGCTTCAGATTGATCCTATGATTGAAGATGCCTTGCAAGTGACTCAAG ATTACTGTGACCCAGAATCTATGGTCCACTCAGATACTCGGTGTTTTATCCTGAAGAAGCCCAAGTTATCAGAAGAAATGGCACCACAGAATCAGCAATTGGGAAAGAAGGGTACAGAGGCAGTGCGAGTTCACTCAGGACGTCTAATACAGACACG GGACCAGTTTGCACAGCCAGAGAAACCTGCTAGTCCCAAGTTCATTGTGACACTGGATGGCGTGCCCAGTCCACCAGGATACCTTTCTgatcaggaggaggaagataCATGTATAATGGAAGGATTAAAGCCAGTTACCCAGCACATGTGTGCTGGCAAAGGATTAAAAGGTCTTCGAGCACAGCAGATGCAAATTGTAACAAGGCAGCTGGAGAACTGTGATG TGGAAATGGAAGACTTAAATATGCTGCAAAAGCAGGAGAAGGTGCTGGAGCGCTGCAAGTACTGGCCTGCCTGTAAGAATGGAGATGAATGTGTGTACCATCACCCCACACAGCCTTGCAA agttTTTCCTAACTGCAAATTTGCTGACAAATGCCTGTTCATCCATCCAAACTGTAAATATGATGCAAAGTGCACTAAGCCAGACTGTCCTTACACTCACGCCAGTCGACGAAACCCCCATCCAGCTCCTAAACCAG CACCCCTGCCCACCCTGTCCATATCCTCCAGTAGTCCGCTGTGTAAGTTTTTTCCAGCTTGTAAGAAAATGGAGTGTCCATTCTATCACCCaaaagtaagatttttttcctatcttcCTTCCTTTCTAGAAAGAGACTTGAAACATGCTACTTTGGGACAGGAAATGTTACTAGGATTTAAcactttctgcttttatttttcacattttaactTTGCCTTATAA
- the ZC3H14 gene encoding zinc finger CCCH domain-containing protein 14 isoform X2 yields MEIGTEISRKIRGAIKGKLQELGAYVDEELPDYIMVMVANKKSQEQMTEDLSLFLGNNTVRFTVWLHGVLDKLRSVTTEPTSVKSSESNIFESNLPSSKSGSCVSDERRREDILPPLAVSSTRTERNDSRVSTSSQEQRNAASRQSCEDGSASRLTSTVKPLRELSPSEAVIDIKPEPDDLIDEDLNFVQENPLSRKKPIVTVTYGSSRPSAEIYRPPAVRSADGSAHVPRLSQQGSLQESRQSDTQGCRSLETGQLCNPEAFGSLAEGHRPTSKLGADKVGSEEESSRKRRLPVVSSVVKVKKFCNDGDDEEEEEDYGLRTGSISSSVSVPAKPERRPSLPPSKQANKNLILKAISEAQESVTKTTNYSTVPQKQTVPVAPRTRISPEESQLEVIHVQSRLPILSSHLQVEESKEQTVEEIQGIEQKELSCRLQIDPMIEDALQVTQDYCDPESMVHSDTRCFILKKPKLSEEMAPQNQQLGKKGTEAVRVHSGRLIQTRDQFAQPEKPASPKFIVTLDGVPSPPGYLSDQEEEDTCIMEGLKPVTQHMCAGKGLKGLRAQQMQIVTRQLENCDVEMEDLNMLQKQEKVLERCKYWPACKNGDECVYHHPTQPCKVFPNCKFADKCLFIHPNCKYDAKCTKPDCPYTHASRRNPHPAPKPAPLPTLSISSSSPLCKFFPACKKMECPFYHPKHCRFNTQCTRPDCTFYHPTVAVPPRHALKWTRTQTSE; encoded by the exons ATGGAGATCGGCACCGAGATCAGCCGCAAGATCCGG gGTGCTATAAAAGGAAAGTTACAGGAGCTGGGGGCTTATGTTG ATGAAGAACTCCCTGATTATATTATGGTTATGGTGGCCAATAAGAAGAGTCAAGAGCAGATGACAGAAgacctttcccttttccttggaaACAATACTGTCAGGTTTACTGTCTG GCTCCATGGCGTTTTGGATAAGCTGCGATCTGTGACTACTG AACCAACCAGTGTAAAATCTTCAGAATCTAATATCTTTGAGAGCAACCTGCCTTCCAGCAAAAGCGGTTCATGTGTGAGTGATGAGAGGAGGCGTGAGGATATCTTGCCACCTCTTGCAGTGTCAAGCACTCGGACTGAAAGAAATGACTCCAGAGTTTCAACCagctcacaggagcagaggaaCGCTGCTTCCAG gCAGTCTTGTGAAGATGGTTCTGCATCCCGCTTAACATCTACTGTCAAGCCTTTGAGGGAATTGTCACcttctgaagctgtaattgacATTAAACCTGAACCAGATGATCTAATTGATGAAGACCTAAACTTTGTGCAGGAGAATCCTTTGTCACGGAAGAAACCTATTGTGACTGTAACTTATGGTTCATCTCGTCCCTCAGCCGAGATCTACCGGCCACCAGCTGTCAGGAGTGCAGATGGTAGCGCACACGTGCCCAGATTGTCACAACAGGGCAGCTTGCAGGAGAGCCGGCAGTCAGACACACAAGGCTGCAGGTCTTTGGAAACAGGCCAGCTGTGCAATCCAGAAGCATTTGGCAGCTTAGCAGAAGGTCACAGACCCACCTCCAAACTCGGTGCTGATAAAGTGGGCAGTGAG GAGGAAAGCTCCAGGAAAAGGCGGCTGCCTGTTGTAAGCTCGGTAGTCAAAGTGAAAAAGTTCTGTAATGATGGAGAtgatgaagaggaagaggaagactATGGATTGCGAACAGGAAGCATCTCCAGCAGCGTGTCTGTACCTGCAAAGCCAGAAAGAAG ACCTTCATTGCCGCCTTCAAAACAGGCCAATAAGAATTTAATACTGAAAGCAATCTCTGAAGCACAGGAATCAGTTACAAAAACAACCAATTATTCCACTG TTCCACAGAAACAGACTGTTCCAGTTGCACCAAGAACTCGAATTAGCCCAGAAGAATCACAGTTAGAAGTAATTCATGTGCAAAGCAGACTGCCTATTCTGAGTTCTCATCTTCAAGTAGAAGAGTCAAAGGAGCAGACAGTTGAAGAAATTCAAG GAATTGAACAAAAGGAGCTCTCTTGTCGGCTTCAGATTGATCCTATGATTGAAGATGCCTTGCAAGTGACTCAAG ATTACTGTGACCCAGAATCTATGGTCCACTCAGATACTCGGTGTTTTATCCTGAAGAAGCCCAAGTTATCAGAAGAAATGGCACCACAGAATCAGCAATTGGGAAAGAAGGGTACAGAGGCAGTGCGAGTTCACTCAGGACGTCTAATACAGACACG GGACCAGTTTGCACAGCCAGAGAAACCTGCTAGTCCCAAGTTCATTGTGACACTGGATGGCGTGCCCAGTCCACCAGGATACCTTTCTgatcaggaggaggaagataCATGTATAATGGAAGGATTAAAGCCAGTTACCCAGCACATGTGTGCTGGCAAAGGATTAAAAGGTCTTCGAGCACAGCAGATGCAAATTGTAACAAGGCAGCTGGAGAACTGTGATG TGGAAATGGAAGACTTAAATATGCTGCAAAAGCAGGAGAAGGTGCTGGAGCGCTGCAAGTACTGGCCTGCCTGTAAGAATGGAGATGAATGTGTGTACCATCACCCCACACAGCCTTGCAA agttTTTCCTAACTGCAAATTTGCTGACAAATGCCTGTTCATCCATCCAAACTGTAAATATGATGCAAAGTGCACTAAGCCAGACTGTCCTTACACTCACGCCAGTCGACGAAACCCCCATCCAGCTCCTAAACCAG CACCCCTGCCCACCCTGTCCATATCCTCCAGTAGTCCGCTGTGTAAGTTTTTTCCAGCTTGTAAGAAAATGGAGTGTCCATTCTATCACCCaaaa CATTGTAGGTTTAATACACAGTGTACAAGACCAGACTGCACTTTCTACCATCCCACTGTTGCTGTACCTCCACGCCATGCCTTGAAATGGACTCGAACTCAAACCAG tGAATGA
- the ZC3H14 gene encoding zinc finger CCCH domain-containing protein 14 isoform X3 — MVMVANKKSQEQMTEDLSLFLGNNTVRFTVWLHGVLDKLRSVTTEPTSVKSSESNIFESNLPSSKSGSCVSDERRREDILPPLAVSSTRTERNDSRVSTSSQEQRNAASRQSCEDGSASRLTSTVKPLRELSPSEAVIDIKPEPDDLIDEDLNFVQENPLSRKKPIVTVTYGSSRPSAEIYRPPAVRSADGSAHVPRLSQQGSLQESRQSDTQGCRSLETGQLCNPEAFGSLAEGHRPTSKLGADKVGSEEESSRKRRLPVVSSVVKVKKFCNDGDDEEEEEDYGLRTGSISSSVSVPAKPERRPSLPPSKQANKNLILKAISEAQESVTKTTNYSTVPQKQTVPVAPRTRISPEESQLEVIHVQSRLPILSSHLQVEESKEQTVEEIQGIEQKELSCRLQIDPMIEDALQVTQDYCDPESMVHSDTRCFILKKPKLSEEMAPQNQQLGKKGTEAVRVHSGRLIQTRDQFAQPEKPASPKFIVTLDGVPSPPGYLSDQEEEDTCIMEGLKPVTQHMCAGKGLKGLRAQQMQIVTRQLENCDVEMEDLNMLQKQEKVLERCKYWPACKNGDECVYHHPTQPCKVFPNCKFADKCLFIHPNCKYDAKCTKPDCPYTHASRRNPHPAPKPAPLPTLSISSSSPLCKFFPACKKMECPFYHPKHCRFNTQCTRPDCTFYHPTVAVPPRHALKWTRTQTSE; from the exons ATGGTTATGGTGGCCAATAAGAAGAGTCAAGAGCAGATGACAGAAgacctttcccttttccttggaaACAATACTGTCAGGTTTACTGTCTG GCTCCATGGCGTTTTGGATAAGCTGCGATCTGTGACTACTG AACCAACCAGTGTAAAATCTTCAGAATCTAATATCTTTGAGAGCAACCTGCCTTCCAGCAAAAGCGGTTCATGTGTGAGTGATGAGAGGAGGCGTGAGGATATCTTGCCACCTCTTGCAGTGTCAAGCACTCGGACTGAAAGAAATGACTCCAGAGTTTCAACCagctcacaggagcagaggaaCGCTGCTTCCAG gCAGTCTTGTGAAGATGGTTCTGCATCCCGCTTAACATCTACTGTCAAGCCTTTGAGGGAATTGTCACcttctgaagctgtaattgacATTAAACCTGAACCAGATGATCTAATTGATGAAGACCTAAACTTTGTGCAGGAGAATCCTTTGTCACGGAAGAAACCTATTGTGACTGTAACTTATGGTTCATCTCGTCCCTCAGCCGAGATCTACCGGCCACCAGCTGTCAGGAGTGCAGATGGTAGCGCACACGTGCCCAGATTGTCACAACAGGGCAGCTTGCAGGAGAGCCGGCAGTCAGACACACAAGGCTGCAGGTCTTTGGAAACAGGCCAGCTGTGCAATCCAGAAGCATTTGGCAGCTTAGCAGAAGGTCACAGACCCACCTCCAAACTCGGTGCTGATAAAGTGGGCAGTGAG GAGGAAAGCTCCAGGAAAAGGCGGCTGCCTGTTGTAAGCTCGGTAGTCAAAGTGAAAAAGTTCTGTAATGATGGAGAtgatgaagaggaagaggaagactATGGATTGCGAACAGGAAGCATCTCCAGCAGCGTGTCTGTACCTGCAAAGCCAGAAAGAAG ACCTTCATTGCCGCCTTCAAAACAGGCCAATAAGAATTTAATACTGAAAGCAATCTCTGAAGCACAGGAATCAGTTACAAAAACAACCAATTATTCCACTG TTCCACAGAAACAGACTGTTCCAGTTGCACCAAGAACTCGAATTAGCCCAGAAGAATCACAGTTAGAAGTAATTCATGTGCAAAGCAGACTGCCTATTCTGAGTTCTCATCTTCAAGTAGAAGAGTCAAAGGAGCAGACAGTTGAAGAAATTCAAG GAATTGAACAAAAGGAGCTCTCTTGTCGGCTTCAGATTGATCCTATGATTGAAGATGCCTTGCAAGTGACTCAAG ATTACTGTGACCCAGAATCTATGGTCCACTCAGATACTCGGTGTTTTATCCTGAAGAAGCCCAAGTTATCAGAAGAAATGGCACCACAGAATCAGCAATTGGGAAAGAAGGGTACAGAGGCAGTGCGAGTTCACTCAGGACGTCTAATACAGACACG GGACCAGTTTGCACAGCCAGAGAAACCTGCTAGTCCCAAGTTCATTGTGACACTGGATGGCGTGCCCAGTCCACCAGGATACCTTTCTgatcaggaggaggaagataCATGTATAATGGAAGGATTAAAGCCAGTTACCCAGCACATGTGTGCTGGCAAAGGATTAAAAGGTCTTCGAGCACAGCAGATGCAAATTGTAACAAGGCAGCTGGAGAACTGTGATG TGGAAATGGAAGACTTAAATATGCTGCAAAAGCAGGAGAAGGTGCTGGAGCGCTGCAAGTACTGGCCTGCCTGTAAGAATGGAGATGAATGTGTGTACCATCACCCCACACAGCCTTGCAA agttTTTCCTAACTGCAAATTTGCTGACAAATGCCTGTTCATCCATCCAAACTGTAAATATGATGCAAAGTGCACTAAGCCAGACTGTCCTTACACTCACGCCAGTCGACGAAACCCCCATCCAGCTCCTAAACCAG CACCCCTGCCCACCCTGTCCATATCCTCCAGTAGTCCGCTGTGTAAGTTTTTTCCAGCTTGTAAGAAAATGGAGTGTCCATTCTATCACCCaaaa CATTGTAGGTTTAATACACAGTGTACAAGACCAGACTGCACTTTCTACCATCCCACTGTTGCTGTACCTCCACGCCATGCCTTGAAATGGACTCGAACTCAAACCAG tGAATGA